The following are encoded in a window of Fretibacter rubidus genomic DNA:
- a CDS encoding Lrp/AsnC family transcriptional regulator: protein MIDAIDQKILDALQSDCRQTIADISGQVGLSPSACHRRIGILEVRGVIERYAARLNGKALGYVMTFYVEISLESQSEAVLAAFEKAALARPEVLECHLMTGSADYLMKVAAPDTDAYERVYRQVISALPHVSRIQSSLVMKTIKRWNGYPPRINTGR, encoded by the coding sequence ATGATTGATGCAATAGACCAAAAAATACTCGATGCATTACAAAGTGATTGCCGACAGACAATTGCCGATATATCGGGGCAAGTTGGCCTCTCGCCATCTGCCTGTCATCGCCGTATCGGCATATTAGAAGTCCGCGGCGTCATCGAACGCTATGCTGCGCGGCTCAACGGTAAAGCGCTTGGCTATGTCATGACGTTTTATGTGGAGATATCCTTAGAAAGCCAATCCGAAGCTGTGCTAGCCGCATTTGAGAAAGCCGCCCTCGCCCGCCCCGAAGTCTTGGAATGCCATCTCATGACCGGGTCGGCGGATTACCTAATGAAAGTCGCAGCCCCTGATACAGACGCCTATGAACGCGTTTACCGCCAAGTGATTTCGGCCCTACCCCACGTAAGCCGCATACAGTCTTCATTGGTTATGAAAACCATCAAACGCTGGAACGGATACCCGCCGCGCATTAATACGGGGCGTTAA
- a CDS encoding HlyD family type I secretion periplasmic adaptor subunit, translated as MNVPLNMEDLQMSLNQPSSKDDQPHKSFLRIGYIAIAMLAVAVVVWTFMPIQGAVIASGSVVVETKPKVIQHLDGGIIAQIPVKDGDLVKQGDVLMRLDPTVIEANQDLVSARYSEAQARVARLEAERDNRRSIAFPDNLLTRADDPIVAEAIDGQTKLFNARRRGALGLVQQLQQRIAQSQDQIDGLNGLIASKAEQSKLIANELVDLREGVTRGVVPRMRVTSMEREQARIQGDTASHYSEIARIRNSITELETQILQLRKDRLEEVLSELRQAQTEKSDLREQLVTATDQAERIDVLSPVDGAVHNLSMTTIGGVVAPGMEIMQIIPLGDKLIVEAQVQVADIDQIYPGQIGNVRLSAFNARRTPELKGTVLQASPDRLIDPVTGAPYFAVRIEIPQAELDRLGGLNLVPGMPAEIFLQTEKRSVMDYILRPAIDAMSHGLREE; from the coding sequence ATGAATGTTCCGCTGAATATGGAAGACTTGCAAATGAGCTTAAACCAGCCGTCTTCTAAGGATGACCAGCCGCATAAAAGCTTTCTGCGTATTGGTTATATCGCCATTGCGATGTTGGCTGTGGCCGTTGTTGTGTGGACATTTATGCCCATTCAAGGTGCCGTCATTGCCAGTGGTTCTGTTGTGGTTGAAACCAAGCCCAAGGTTATCCAGCATTTAGATGGAGGCATTATCGCCCAGATCCCCGTCAAAGATGGTGACCTTGTCAAACAAGGCGATGTTTTGATGCGGCTTGACCCTACGGTCATTGAAGCCAATCAAGACCTTGTTAGCGCGCGATATTCCGAAGCCCAAGCCCGCGTTGCCCGCCTAGAGGCGGAGCGTGATAATCGTCGGTCTATTGCCTTTCCTGATAACTTATTAACGCGTGCTGATGACCCGATTGTGGCCGAGGCGATTGATGGTCAAACCAAACTGTTTAATGCCCGACGTCGCGGCGCACTTGGCCTTGTGCAACAGTTGCAGCAACGCATCGCCCAGTCCCAAGACCAAATTGACGGCTTAAACGGCCTTATTGCGTCAAAGGCTGAGCAGTCGAAATTAATTGCCAATGAGTTGGTTGACCTTCGCGAAGGGGTAACGCGCGGCGTTGTTCCGCGTATGCGTGTGACATCTATGGAGCGTGAACAAGCCCGTATTCAAGGCGATACCGCTAGCCATTATTCAGAGATTGCCCGCATCCGTAATTCTATCACAGAGCTTGAGACACAGATATTGCAACTTCGCAAAGACCGTCTTGAGGAAGTCCTGTCAGAACTTCGCCAAGCTCAAACAGAAAAGAGCGACTTACGTGAGCAATTGGTTACGGCAACAGATCAAGCCGAGCGCATTGACGTGCTGTCGCCCGTTGACGGCGCAGTTCATAATTTGTCCATGACGACAATTGGCGGTGTCGTCGCCCCCGGTATGGAAATCATGCAAATCATACCCTTAGGCGACAAATTGATTGTCGAAGCCCAAGTGCAGGTCGCTGATATTGATCAGATTTACCCAGGTCAAATTGGTAATGTGCGTCTCTCTGCATTTAACGCACGCCGCACGCCAGAGCTTAAGGGCACTGTGTTACAAGCATCGCCCGACCGCCTTATCGATCCTGTTACGGGCGCGCCCTATTTTGCGGTCCGTATTGAAATACCCCAAGCAGAACTCGACCGTCTTGGTGGATTAAATCTTGTTCCAGGCATGCCTGCAGAGATATTCTTGCAAACAGAGAAACGCTCTGTGATGGACTATATCCTACGCCCCGCGATTGATGCCATGAGCCATGGCTTGCGCGAGGAGTAG
- a CDS encoding DUF3445 domain-containing protein: MTLAVPDHFKSILNERLSVQPWMDAQLSRLPGVKPLGDTSWLIRDAVFEQQMAYRDYLLETHRACVFQTLAGHEDVFEEVRDIVIADCGFGLHGSDISRPDGIHINKDADHPLVIAGRLTQLDLCVLADIEGIYRVIGAVLCFPSSWTLSQKIGRSLGDIHSPVDEYNAAIDKSVNRMLRAVTVNRPLWRANNLIYTDPDLHQPRPEGVAKPIHPTAPRFVRVERQSFVRLPKTGAVIFGIHTSIVPAQTLTKESHSALAAIKPNVKPKP; encoded by the coding sequence ATGACTCTCGCCGTGCCAGACCATTTTAAATCAATTCTAAATGAGCGCTTATCCGTCCAGCCGTGGATGGACGCGCAACTCTCGCGCCTGCCTGGTGTGAAACCGTTGGGTGATACATCTTGGCTTATCCGTGACGCGGTGTTTGAGCAGCAAATGGCTTACCGCGATTACCTGCTGGAGACGCACCGCGCGTGTGTTTTTCAAACCTTAGCGGGTCATGAGGACGTGTTTGAAGAGGTGCGCGATATAGTCATCGCTGACTGCGGTTTTGGGTTACACGGCAGCGACATTTCGCGACCAGATGGTATTCATATTAATAAAGACGCTGACCACCCCTTGGTCATCGCGGGGCGCCTCACGCAATTGGATTTATGTGTGTTGGCGGATATAGAGGGGATTTATAGGGTGATAGGGGCGGTTCTCTGTTTTCCAAGTTCTTGGACACTGTCCCAAAAAATTGGGCGCAGCCTTGGTGATATACATTCACCAGTCGATGAATATAACGCAGCGATAGACAAATCTGTTAATCGGATGCTTCGTGCGGTGACTGTTAACCGCCCGCTATGGCGCGCCAATAACCTAATCTACACAGACCCTGATTTGCATCAGCCCCGCCCCGAGGGTGTCGCAAAACCCATCCACCCAACAGCCCCGCGTTTCGTTCGTGTAGAACGACAAAGCTTCGTGAGATTGCCGAAGACAGGCGCGGTTATCTTTGGCATCCATACGAGCATTGTGCCTGCGCAAACGCTTACAAAAGAGAGCCACAGCGCACTTGCTGCAATCAAGCCTAATGTGAAGCCTAAGCCTTAA
- a CDS encoding type I secretion system permease/ATPase, which yields MSNNTAQSLAKDETGFRSVVGKAVMDARGALMGVGWFSAFINILMLTGPLYMLQVYDRVLISASVPTLVSLSVLMVAMFAFMGFLEFCRSRVLLRVADKVERDLGGRTFDAWMNHGIAGKSAARIAPLNDVSTLKQFLSGNAPGTFFDIPWVVIYIFVIFLLHWMLGVFAVIGTLIILVVAVYNEVSTRKPSVEAMKFRRAEQSFALQSHRNTDAITAMGMGANMRSRWQDINQQGAVDAQRAGDRAANASSLTKALRMMVQSGILGLGGYLAVKQVVTPGTMIAGSIILGRALAPVQMSIGQWRSFNAAREAYARLNAFYKMVPDNTDSLSLPEPKGQLDVEHVFAGPPGATQAVLSDLNFSLQPGDGLGVIGPSAAGKSTLARLLVGLWSPQKGAIRLDRASFEQWNRAELGPYIGYVPQEVELFDGTIAENISRFTANATPEAIVEAAQMADVHSMILGLENGYDTRIGEGGAVLSGGQTQRIALARALYGKPKLLVLDEPNSNLDSDGDAALSRAIKLLRKQGSTVIVMAHRPSAISAVDKLLMLKDGRQVAFGPKDEVLKSVTKSVPQTTKPRPAPPAKIPSTSTTGGPAMQIRKPGAPS from the coding sequence GTGAGCAATAATACAGCACAAAGTCTGGCAAAAGACGAAACGGGCTTTCGCTCTGTTGTCGGTAAGGCCGTCATGGATGCGCGTGGGGCGCTTATGGGGGTCGGCTGGTTTTCTGCCTTTATCAATATATTGATGCTGACAGGCCCGCTTTACATGCTGCAAGTCTATGACCGCGTCCTCATCAGTGCGTCTGTTCCGACTTTAGTCTCGCTATCGGTCCTTATGGTGGCGATGTTTGCTTTTATGGGCTTTTTAGAATTTTGCCGTTCGCGCGTGTTGCTCCGCGTTGCGGATAAGGTCGAACGGGATTTGGGCGGCCGCACATTTGATGCTTGGATGAACCACGGCATTGCGGGCAAAAGCGCAGCTCGAATTGCACCACTGAACGATGTTTCGACCCTAAAACAGTTTCTTTCAGGCAATGCGCCGGGCACATTTTTCGATATTCCTTGGGTTGTTATCTATATCTTCGTTATATTTCTTTTGCATTGGATGCTCGGTGTGTTTGCTGTGATCGGCACACTGATTATCCTCGTTGTCGCCGTCTATAACGAAGTGTCAACGCGCAAGCCGTCGGTTGAAGCGATGAAATTTCGCCGCGCCGAACAGAGCTTTGCCTTACAGAGCCACCGCAATACTGACGCCATTACAGCGATGGGGATGGGGGCCAATATGCGCAGCCGCTGGCAGGATATTAACCAGCAAGGCGCGGTAGACGCCCAACGTGCAGGTGACCGCGCCGCCAATGCCAGTTCATTGACCAAAGCGCTACGCATGATGGTGCAATCAGGCATTTTAGGGCTTGGTGGATATTTGGCGGTGAAACAAGTCGTAACGCCGGGGACAATGATTGCGGGTTCTATCATTTTAGGGCGTGCCCTTGCGCCCGTGCAAATGTCCATCGGTCAATGGCGCTCTTTTAACGCAGCGCGGGAAGCTTACGCCCGGCTAAACGCTTTTTATAAAATGGTGCCTGATAACACAGATAGTCTTAGCCTGCCTGAACCTAAGGGGCAGTTGGATGTGGAACATGTGTTCGCGGGCCCGCCCGGTGCAACGCAGGCCGTATTGTCGGATTTGAACTTCTCCTTGCAGCCAGGTGACGGCCTTGGCGTGATTGGCCCGTCTGCGGCGGGTAAGTCCACGCTTGCGCGTCTACTTGTTGGACTGTGGTCTCCGCAAAAGGGTGCCATTCGTCTTGACCGTGCCAGTTTCGAGCAATGGAACCGTGCTGAACTTGGCCCGTATATTGGTTATGTCCCGCAAGAGGTCGAGTTATTCGACGGCACGATTGCGGAAAACATTTCGCGTTTCACGGCCAATGCCACGCCTGAAGCCATTGTCGAGGCCGCGCAAATGGCTGATGTTCATTCCATGATCTTGGGGCTGGAGAACGGTTATGACACGCGGATCGGAGAGGGCGGCGCTGTGCTGTCTGGTGGCCAGACACAACGTATCGCACTCGCGAGAGCTCTTTACGGCAAACCGAAGCTGTTAGTGTTGGATGAACCCAACTCGAACCTTGATTCCGACGGCGATGCGGCGCTATCGCGCGCGATTAAGTTGCTGCGTAAGCAAGGCTCAACTGTGATTGTTATGGCGCACCGCCCTAGTGCAATCTCTGCGGTTGATAAGCTTTTGATGTTAAAAGACGGTCGCCAAGTGGCCTTTGGCCCCAAGGACGAAGTCTTGAAATCGGTCACCAAATCAGTGCCGCAAACAACCAAGCCTCGCCCTGCGCCGCCAGCAAAAATACCGAGCACGTCCACAACAGGCGGCCCCGCGATGCAAATCCGTAAACCCGGAGCCCCGTCATGA
- a CDS encoding LPS-assembly protein LptD produces MADKSKSALRALFLSGLTIPALVMSFPALAQITPNGTAAGTNRPLQLAEDSPFRDPDIIYLEADALVNDEENGVLTAKGNVEGRYQDRTLRADEVTYSTNTGQVIATGNVVLVDPTGASQYADKIELSSELEAGTATNFTARFEEGGILGASIVVRNADDGVELYNGYYTACEPCRNSDGTTDDPTWQIKARKVKQNRERNSIEYRDAVFQLAGIPVFYTPYLAHPDPSANRASGLLAPFAGFSNTRGLSARAPYFIAVDDYTDLTLTPNVYSKVNPMMEYDIKRKFYSGEVNINGSFTYGSAFDNNGNSFKDASAFVNDPSEALTGKRLRSHLFADGLFDLTDFWTTGFGIQAATDDLYLNRYDLTEEPPRFGLYQADSRRLVSQAFVVGQSENTRLSISSFGFQSLRTSVIRAGADDVFNIFREDDSELPIALPKVEINSFVDDPVFGGRFEAFGDLTVLGRKVGEDYLRGTAGVNYAKTLIVPGGIEVKPFGQARFDKIDLELGDGSERNFDRTLGQAGVDIRWPFVKSTDGVDYIIEPRVQVTQSFGDGENENFSAISQTATTSLFQDSVGLDFGAADFYASNKALGYDFWQEGLRTDVGASLSANWNDSRASLFLGQSFASGYDDSFTFDSGLEGDNSDIIGEFEIALGSRFTADTRVRYDDADNVFRRIDTGFRYNTSRFSADARYYRLNKRQTADSDILLAPAEELSGGVTVKLTDNWSTRYQAFRDIDADVTRRQDLSLIYDDQCTRIEFIYNRSRNDIGIVGDNEGFGVRISLLTLGEFD; encoded by the coding sequence ATGGCTGATAAATCCAAATCCGCCCTAAGAGCACTGTTCCTATCTGGGTTAACGATACCCGCTTTGGTCATGTCATTCCCTGCCCTTGCCCAAATCACGCCTAATGGCACTGCGGCTGGTACTAATCGTCCGTTGCAACTCGCCGAGGACAGCCCCTTTCGCGACCCCGATATCATTTATCTAGAAGCAGACGCGCTGGTCAATGACGAGGAAAACGGCGTTCTAACGGCCAAAGGCAATGTCGAAGGCCGTTATCAAGACCGCACATTGCGCGCCGATGAAGTGACCTATTCCACTAATACAGGTCAAGTCATTGCGACGGGCAATGTCGTGCTTGTCGACCCCACTGGTGCGTCGCAATATGCGGATAAAATTGAGCTTTCCAGCGAGCTAGAGGCTGGCACGGCAACCAATTTCACAGCCCGTTTTGAAGAAGGCGGTATTTTGGGCGCGTCAATTGTGGTGCGCAATGCCGATGACGGGGTTGAGCTTTACAACGGGTATTACACGGCCTGCGAGCCTTGCCGTAATTCTGACGGCACCACGGATGACCCGACATGGCAAATTAAAGCCCGCAAAGTGAAACAAAACCGCGAGCGTAATTCTATTGAATATCGCGACGCCGTATTTCAACTGGCTGGCATTCCCGTTTTTTATACGCCTTACCTCGCCCATCCAGATCCAAGCGCAAATCGGGCCTCTGGCTTACTCGCGCCGTTTGCAGGTTTTTCCAACACGCGCGGATTATCGGCACGTGCGCCCTATTTCATCGCCGTGGATGATTATACCGACCTGACACTAACCCCGAACGTCTATTCCAAAGTCAATCCGATGATGGAATATGACATTAAGCGCAAATTTTACTCTGGCGAAGTCAATATCAACGGCAGCTTCACCTATGGCAGCGCCTTTGATAATAATGGCAACTCCTTCAAAGACGCCAGCGCGTTCGTGAATGACCCGTCAGAGGCTTTGACAGGCAAACGCCTTCGCTCACATTTATTTGCAGACGGCCTGTTTGATCTGACCGATTTTTGGACAACAGGGTTTGGCATACAGGCGGCAACGGATGACCTTTATCTGAACCGCTATGACCTGACAGAAGAGCCGCCGCGCTTTGGCCTTTATCAGGCCGATAGTCGCCGCCTTGTCAGCCAAGCTTTTGTCGTTGGGCAATCAGAAAACACACGCCTTTCCATTTCAAGCTTTGGCTTCCAAAGCCTACGCACATCGGTCATCCGCGCGGGTGCAGACGACGTTTTCAACATCTTCCGCGAAGATGACAGCGAACTGCCGATTGCCCTACCCAAAGTCGAGATTAATAGCTTTGTCGACGACCCTGTCTTTGGTGGGCGGTTTGAGGCTTTTGGTGATTTAACCGTCTTAGGGCGCAAGGTCGGCGAGGATTACTTGCGCGGAACGGCTGGCGTGAATTACGCCAAGACGCTGATTGTTCCCGGTGGTATTGAGGTCAAACCTTTTGGACAAGCCCGTTTTGACAAGATCGATCTAGAGCTTGGTGATGGGTCTGAGCGTAATTTTGACCGCACACTTGGTCAAGCAGGCGTTGATATCCGCTGGCCGTTTGTGAAATCCACGGATGGTGTCGATTATATTATCGAGCCTCGCGTGCAGGTCACCCAAAGCTTTGGCGATGGAGAGAATGAAAATTTCTCAGCCATTTCACAAACAGCGACAACAAGCCTGTTCCAAGACAGCGTTGGCCTTGATTTTGGCGCCGCTGATTTCTACGCATCGAACAAAGCCCTCGGTTATGACTTTTGGCAAGAAGGTCTTCGCACGGATGTCGGGGCCAGCCTGTCCGCCAATTGGAATGATAGCCGCGCAAGCCTTTTCTTAGGCCAAAGCTTTGCCAGCGGTTATGACGACAGCTTTACTTTTGATAGCGGGCTAGAAGGCGACAATTCCGATATTATAGGCGAATTTGAAATCGCACTTGGCAGCCGATTTACCGCTGATACGCGGGTGCGTTATGACGATGCAGATAATGTATTTCGCCGTATTGATACAGGATTTCGTTACAACACATCCCGCTTTTCGGCTGATGCGCGCTATTACCGCCTCAACAAACGCCAGACGGCAGATAGTGATATTTTGCTTGCGCCAGCGGAAGAATTATCAGGCGGCGTGACCGTTAAACTGACGGATAATTGGAGCACGCGTTACCAAGCATTTCGCGACATTGACGCCGATGTCACGCGCCGCCAAGACCTGTCGCTGATCTATGATGACCAATGCACTCGGATTGAATTTATTTATAATCGGTCGCGCAATGACATTGGTATTGTTGGCGATAATGAAGGCTTTGGCGTTCGGATTTCGCTACTCACTTTGGGCGAATTTGACTAG
- a CDS encoding methylmalonyl-CoA mutase family protein, producing MIDIKTESQFPSITRDDWEALVENGLKSGKLRDLMRKTEDGIIRGPLSTLGDRPDNIAPCPRYGVPLLNGRPWHITAPVRGPDTAFANTQMLEDLKGGASAVRVETRTLPITARNLKRLFEGIYTDLIPICFDRFGPDVADDRSALISALLSIPPLQSAHMNLGLHPTMDIDILTPVIADLPKTWRAFTLNLGETSDVLELATLAAFTVEAMRKGGPEHVHNSLVIELYTNQDAHMGIAKIRAARRIYATIAKSFGLTDISVPIRALNSRRMMQRIDPWSNMLRVMSASFGAVVGGADYILSRPFTDAIGHATPFGHRVARNMQLLMMEESHLGHVSDPAYGSYFHERMTEDLGQAAWSKFQEIEAAGGVTHYQESGAYHADILAAQAAYDRQDAPIVGVTLHPAKTNRTAKVRGAF from the coding sequence ATGATCGATATAAAGACAGAATCACAATTCCCCTCAATCACGCGCGATGATTGGGAAGCACTGGTCGAAAACGGGCTTAAATCTGGCAAATTGCGTGATTTGATGCGCAAAACAGAAGACGGCATCATCCGCGGCCCGCTCAGCACATTGGGTGACCGGCCTGATAACATAGCGCCCTGCCCGCGTTATGGTGTTCCGCTTTTAAATGGTCGCCCGTGGCACATCACGGCCCCTGTGCGCGGCCCAGATACGGCTTTTGCCAACACCCAAATGCTAGAAGATTTGAAGGGGGGTGCAAGCGCTGTGCGGGTTGAAACGCGCACACTACCCATCACAGCACGCAATCTTAAACGCCTGTTTGAAGGTATTTACACAGACCTTATTCCCATCTGCTTTGACCGCTTTGGGCCTGACGTAGCCGATGACAGAAGCGCATTAATATCTGCCTTGCTCTCAATCCCCCCTTTGCAAAGCGCCCATATGAATTTGGGCCTACATCCCACAATGGATATCGATATCCTCACACCCGTTATAGCGGATCTACCCAAAACATGGCGCGCTTTTACCTTAAACCTAGGCGAGACCAGCGATGTGTTAGAACTCGCAACACTAGCAGCTTTCACAGTTGAGGCCATGCGCAAAGGCGGGCCCGAACACGTTCATAATAGTTTGGTCATTGAGTTATACACGAACCAAGACGCCCATATGGGTATCGCCAAAATTCGCGCGGCACGGCGGATATACGCCACTATCGCAAAGAGTTTTGGCCTTACGGATATATCTGTTCCTATTCGCGCGTTAAATTCACGCCGCATGATGCAGCGCATTGACCCATGGAGCAATATGCTTCGCGTCATGAGCGCAAGTTTCGGTGCCGTTGTGGGCGGCGCGGATTACATCCTCTCTCGCCCCTTTACTGATGCCATTGGCCACGCCACGCCATTTGGTCACCGCGTTGCACGCAATATGCAGCTATTAATGATGGAAGAAAGCCACCTCGGCCATGTCAGCGACCCAGCCTATGGCAGCTATTTTCACGAGCGTATGACGGAAGATCTTGGCCAAGCCGCATGGAGCAAATTCCAAGAGATTGAAGCGGCTGGCGGTGTGACCCATTACCAAGAAAGCGGGGCTTATCACGCCGATATTTTGGCGGCACAGGCTGCCTATGACAGACAAGACGCGCCGATTGTTGGGGTGACGCTTCACCCGGCGAAGACTAATCGAACTGCGAAAGTGCGGGGAGCGTTTTAA
- a CDS encoding ferredoxin--NADP reductase, protein MTAAAPLAKPNPNAPTEETVLEVEHFTDRLFRFTITRPPSFRFRTGEFIMIGLPKTEDQRKPIMRAYSVASPAWDDKLEFYSIKVENGPLTSRLQAIEPGDTVLLGKKPVGTLVLDALLPGKRLWMFSTGTGFAPFASLVRDPETYERYDEVIVTHTCREAGELTYSTRLIEDLINDPLVGEMVEGKLKLITSLTREDHPLEGRITTLIESGELFKAAGTPPLNPEHDRVMICGSMDMINDTKALVETFGLEEGANSDPKQFVVEKSFVG, encoded by the coding sequence ATGACTGCCGCTGCGCCCCTTGCCAAGCCAAATCCTAATGCGCCCACAGAGGAGACCGTCCTAGAGGTCGAGCATTTCACCGATCGTCTGTTTCGCTTCACTATCACTCGTCCACCGAGTTTTCGCTTCCGCACGGGTGAGTTTATCATGATTGGCCTGCCCAAGACCGAGGATCAGCGAAAGCCGATTATGCGCGCTTATTCCGTGGCCAGCCCTGCATGGGACGATAAATTGGAGTTTTACTCCATTAAGGTTGAGAACGGCCCGCTGACATCGCGCCTGCAAGCTATTGAACCCGGCGACACTGTGCTGCTGGGCAAGAAACCGGTTGGAACATTGGTGTTGGACGCACTTCTGCCTGGCAAACGACTTTGGATGTTCTCTACGGGTACGGGTTTTGCGCCCTTTGCATCACTCGTCCGCGACCCTGAAACCTATGAGCGTTATGACGAAGTTATTGTGACCCATACCTGTCGCGAGGCAGGCGAGTTGACCTACTCCACCCGCTTGATTGAAGACCTGATTAATGACCCGCTTGTCGGGGAAATGGTGGAAGGGAAGCTAAAGCTTATCACGTCGCTGACACGCGAAGATCACCCGCTTGAGGGGCGCATCACAACCCTGATTGAAAGCGGCGAATTGTTTAAAGCGGCTGGCACCCCGCCGCTAAACCCAGAGCATGACCGTGTCATGATTTGCGGATCGATGGATATGATTAATGATACCAAAGCGCTTGTCGAGACATTTGGCCTGGAAGAGGGGGCAAATTCAGACCCCAAACAGTTCGTAGTTGAGAAATCTTTCGTAGGCTAA
- the ald gene encoding alanine dehydrogenase, which translates to MLIGVPKEIKVHEYRVGLTPESVAELVLDGHQIIVETGAGVGIGADDAQYAASGAEIVADAKTVFARADMIVKVKEPQAVECAMLRPGQILYTYLHLAPDPEQTKALIKSGAVCIAYETVTDAYGDLPLLTPMSQVAGRLATQVGATALQKVGGGRGVLMGGVPGVAPAKVVVIGGGDVGFNAAQMAVGMQADVTILDRNNIVMERLNYHFENRAKVVRSTPAVLAELIKTADLVIGAVLIPGAAAPKLITREMLSTMMDGSVIVDVAIDQGGCFETSKPTTHADPTYVVDGVVHYCVANMPGAVARTSTYALNAATLGHAKKIAKLGWKEAMREDAHLLDGLNVCEGQLTYAAVGEALGIDTVDAASCL; encoded by the coding sequence ATGTTGATCGGTGTCCCAAAGGAAATCAAAGTTCACGAATACCGCGTTGGATTGACGCCTGAATCTGTCGCAGAATTGGTGCTTGATGGCCATCAAATTATTGTTGAGACGGGCGCGGGCGTCGGCATCGGCGCTGATGATGCGCAATATGCGGCTTCTGGGGCAGAGATTGTGGCGGATGCGAAGACCGTGTTTGCGCGCGCCGATATGATTGTGAAAGTCAAAGAGCCGCAAGCTGTCGAATGTGCGATGCTGCGACCTGGGCAAATCCTTTATACTTATCTGCATCTGGCACCTGATCCCGAACAAACCAAAGCGCTGATAAAGTCGGGTGCGGTTTGTATTGCTTATGAAACTGTCACAGACGCTTATGGCGACCTGCCGCTCCTAACGCCTATGTCACAAGTTGCGGGGCGTCTTGCGACACAGGTTGGGGCGACGGCTTTGCAAAAAGTGGGAGGCGGTCGCGGCGTTCTTATGGGCGGTGTGCCGGGTGTTGCGCCAGCGAAAGTGGTTGTGATTGGCGGCGGCGATGTCGGTTTTAACGCAGCGCAAATGGCAGTCGGTATGCAAGCCGACGTCACCATCCTAGACCGCAATAATATTGTGATGGAGCGTCTAAACTATCACTTTGAAAACCGGGCCAAAGTTGTCCGCTCGACACCGGCTGTGCTGGCAGAACTTATCAAAACGGCTGACCTTGTCATTGGTGCCGTATTAATTCCGGGGGCAGCTGCGCCAAAGCTTATCACGCGAGAGATGTTATCGACCATGATGGACGGCTCTGTGATAGTCGATGTCGCGATTGACCAAGGCGGTTGTTTCGAGACGTCAAAGCCGACAACCCATGCAGACCCGACTTATGTCGTGGACGGTGTTGTGCATTATTGCGTGGCCAATATGCCTGGCGCTGTGGCGCGCACATCGACCTACGCGCTAAACGCGGCGACATTGGGCCATGCTAAAAAAATTGCAAAGCTGGGCTGGAAAGAGGCAATGCGCGAAGATGCCCATTTGCTAGACGGTTTGAACGTTTGCGAGGGTCAACTCACCTATGCCGCCGTGGGTGAAGCGCTGGGCATAGACACGGTCGACGCGGCATCTTGCTTATAA